In one window of Roseofilum reptotaenium CS-1145 DNA:
- a CDS encoding type II toxin-antitoxin system VapC family toxin codes for MGISYLLDTHVLLWWFFDDQRLDSFCRNLIGHPNYDIWVSSASAWEIATKYRLGKLPEAKPIIAQYAQLLAEAQFLELHITSAHALRAGNLPIKHRDPFDRIIMAQGELENIPIITYDRAFNTGLIQIIP; via the coding sequence ATGGGAATAAGCTATCTCCTAGATACCCATGTCTTATTGTGGTGGTTTTTCGATGACCAGAGACTCGATAGCTTCTGTAGAAATTTAATTGGTCATCCCAACTATGATATCTGGGTTAGTAGCGCTTCAGCTTGGGAAATTGCTACTAAATATCGGCTCGGTAAACTTCCAGAGGCTAAACCGATCATTGCACAATATGCCCAACTGCTTGCAGAAGCCCAATTCCTGGAATTGCATATTACGTCAGCCCATGCCCTAAGAGCAGGCAACTTACCTATCAAGCATCGTGACCCTTTCGATCGTATCATTATGGCTCAAGGGGAATTGGAAAATATTCCTATCATTACTTATGATCGGGCATTCAATACCGGACTAATCCAAATTATTCCATAA
- a CDS encoding tetratricopeptide repeat protein: MEHAMVIDTDNFTPEVLEASYQHPVLLDFFATWCGPCQMIKPILEKLAVEYGIILAKVDIDQNPELANRYHVEGVPDIRMVHQGDVIPGFVGALPEAQIREMLSKFNLQSSLERDLESIRELIAEKQYPQVKSVLDRLFETYPQDPRVVLVAAEFLTHLGQFEEAEKMLMTVGKENLELFSKAQSMKGLLYFQRQVSLSVETELDRKYVDTCGRVLDLDYQGALEGLLYFVEQHRSYEQDAGRKGMLALFEYLGNTHPLTQEYRKKLVSSLY, encoded by the coding sequence ATGGAACACGCTATGGTGATTGACACAGATAACTTTACCCCAGAAGTCTTAGAGGCTTCCTATCAACACCCTGTATTACTCGATTTTTTCGCGACGTGGTGCGGTCCTTGTCAAATGATTAAGCCCATTTTAGAGAAGCTGGCCGTTGAATATGGGATTATTTTAGCCAAGGTTGATATCGATCAAAATCCAGAGTTAGCTAACCGCTACCACGTGGAAGGAGTCCCTGATATTCGCATGGTGCATCAGGGAGATGTGATTCCCGGTTTTGTCGGAGCCTTACCGGAGGCGCAAATCCGAGAAATGTTGTCTAAATTTAATCTGCAATCTTCCTTAGAACGAGATTTGGAAAGCATTAGAGAGTTAATCGCTGAAAAACAGTATCCCCAAGTCAAATCCGTTTTAGATCGGTTGTTTGAGACTTATCCTCAAGATCCAAGAGTGGTGTTAGTAGCGGCTGAATTTCTCACCCATTTGGGTCAATTTGAAGAGGCAGAAAAAATGCTGATGACTGTAGGTAAAGAGAATCTGGAATTATTTTCCAAAGCCCAGTCGATGAAGGGATTATTATATTTCCAACGCCAAGTGAGTTTGTCAGTAGAAACAGAGTTAGATCGCAAATATGTAGACACTTGTGGTCGAGTGTTAGATCTCGATTATCAAGGAGCGCTCGAAGGCTTACTCTATTTTGTCGAGCAACACCGCTCCTATGAGCAGGATGCTGGCCGCAAGGGGATGTTAGCATTATTTGAGTATTTGGGAAACACTCATCCTTTGACTCAAGAGTATCGGAAAAAATTAGTTTCGTCTTTGTATTAA